The Vicinamibacteria bacterium nucleotide sequence GCAGCCGTTCGGAAGTCATTCGATAGATGCGATCTTCGCGGTCCTCGTAGAACGACGTGGCCAGGGACACGGATGACGGCCGCTCGAGGATCGTACGCGCGACGGCCGCGGCTACGAGCGCGCCGTCCATCGCCTTGTGAACTCCGTGGGCAGAAAGCGGATCGAGGAACGACGCGGCATCACCGACCAGAAGGAAGTCCGGTCCGCAGTAGCGCCGGGAAGCATAAGGCGTCGCATCCGTCCCGATAACGGGGCTCGCGCGGGGCGCATCGGCGACGAGCCCGGCGCAATGGGGAGCCTTTGCAAGGAACGAGTCGTATGGCGCCCTCCCGCTCTCTGCGTCGACGAAGAGGGTCACATCTCGCAGACCGTTCGGAAGCGGAGCCGACCAAACGAAGCCGTCGTCGAAAGCTTCGATCACCGTTGCCGGCGACGGCTCCTGGGTCCCGAAGTGCGCCGTATAGGCGAGAGTGCGAGCGCGCTCATAGATGCGATGGTGTCGTGCGAGAAGACCGGCTCTTCCCGAGGCGTCGATGACGAAGGGATGCGTGCCCCGTACCGTCTCCCGCGTCGAGATCCATTGCACGCCCGCGGCTTCGGCCGCCTCGCGCAGAAACGCGTCGAAGGCCCCCCTCGAGACCAGGAGCGACGCTTCGTCTCCCGTCATCTCCCAGGGGAAAACGCCTTCAACCCCGCCCCAGTACACGCGGTGCTCCGGCGGCCGGTTGACGACGACGCGGGGCGGAAGCTCGAGCCCGAGCGCCACGAAAACGATGCGGATGCTCGCGGGCAGACTCTCGACCACGTGTTGACGTCGACTCGATGGCTCGTCGAACAGGGTCACCGAGAAACCGAACTGCGACAAGCGTAAGGCGACGCTCGCACCAGCAGGGCCGCCTCCCACGATCTTTACGTCGCTCGTCCCCACGGGAACCATGATACTTTGCGCCTCGGCGCGAGCCCATGGACTACCCGAGATTCGAGAATCATTTCGTACCACGAACCCGTGACGGTCGCGTAGCTCTGACCGCATTCCTCTTACTCTTCGCTCTCGCGGAACCGCCAATCCTCTACTGGCTTGCCAATCGGGTGGAACCCTGGCTGCTGGGCCAGCCCTTCCTCTACGCGTATCTGTTCGTGGTCTACCTCGCTCTCATTCTCGTTTTGTTCTTCGCCCATCATCGACGTCTCTAGCAGCGGATGAAGATGGAGCCCGCCGTCATCTCCACCGGACTCGTTACTCTCTATCTGCTGGTGACGCTCGGCGTTGGACTGGTCGCAAATCGCAAGCTCGCGATCAATGTCGAGGATTTCTTCCTCTACGGACGCAAAGCCGGCATCGTGGTGCTCTACCTCACCGTCGTTGCCACTTACCACTCGGCGTTCGCCTTTTTGGGCTCCAGTGGATTCTTCTACACCCACGGCATCGGCTTCTGGGACGCCGGCACCTGGACCATTCTCGTCGGGGCCTCGAGCTATGTCCTGGGAAGCCGCATCTGGGCGCTCGGCAAGAAGTTCGGCTATGTGACCCCCGCGGATTTGCTCGCCGACTTCTACGAGAGCGAGGCGGTGCGGGTGACCGTGGCCCTGGTCTCGGTCCTATTCACGATTCTTTACATACAAGTTCAAGCGCAGGGTCTCGGATACATCATCGCGGTGGCCTCGGGAGATCGGATCTCCTTCGAGATCGGGACGCTGATCCTCCTCGTAGTGGCGGCCCTGTATCTCGTGATGGGGGGGCTGCGCGCCGTCTATTGGACCGACGTCGTCCAGGGCGTGTGGATGTACGTCGCCATCTGGGTCGGGGCGCTGTTTCTTTCATACCAGATCTTCGGGGGGCCACTGGCGCTGTGGCGTCGCGTGGCGGCCGAGCGGCCGGATCTCTTGACCCTCCCCGGACCGAACGGATACTTCACCCCCGGCATGTGGTTCGGCATGATGGTGTCGCTCTGCGGTGTGTTGTTCATGCCGCAAATGATGATCCGTTACTAC carries:
- a CDS encoding sodium:solute symporter family protein, whose amino-acid sequence is MKMEPAVISTGLVTLYLLVTLGVGLVANRKLAINVEDFFLYGRKAGIVVLYLTVVATYHSAFAFLGSSGFFYTHGIGFWDAGTWTILVGASSYVLGSRIWALGKKFGYVTPADLLADFYESEAVRVTVALVSVLFTILYIQVQAQGLGYIIAVASGDRISFEIGTLILLVVAALYLVMGGLRAVYWTDVVQGVWMYVAIWVGALFLSYQIFGGPLALWRRVAAERPDLLTLPGPNGYFTPGMWFGMMVSLCGVLFMPQMMIRYYTAASENTIKWLGATTPIYLVTLYIPAAFVGLGGALVLPDIEIPDRVFPELLFRYAPPWLSGLILAGAAAAAMSTLDSILHANMTVLTRDLYQRYVLPGQSQAHYVKAGRVFVLALLVVGYLLAVHTFELLVVLVSISGSGALQLAPAVCNVCFPTRRMLTRAGVLAGIAAGLTVLFSTLVVWPNPLGTHGSVWGLGANLAVAWAVSRITRRPSAETVWRIHGEMERFVYRHGDESPHAASR
- a CDS encoding NAD(P)/FAD-dependent oxidoreductase, with the translated sequence MVPVGTSDVKIVGGGPAGASVALRLSQFGFSVTLFDEPSSRRQHVVESLPASIRIVFVALGLELPPRVVVNRPPEHRVYWGGVEGVFPWEMTGDEASLLVSRGAFDAFLREAAEAAGVQWISTRETVRGTHPFVIDASGRAGLLARHHRIYERARTLAYTAHFGTQEPSPATVIEAFDDGFVWSAPLPNGLRDVTLFVDAESGRAPYDSFLAKAPHCAGLVADAPRASPVIGTDATPYASRRYCGPDFLLVGDAASFLDPLSAHGVHKAMDGALVAAAVARTILERPSSVSLATSFYEDREDRIYRMTSERL